A single genomic interval of Vibrio maritimus harbors:
- a CDS encoding DUF917 domain-containing protein, with protein MIFNDQMIDDIALGATVLGTGGGGDPYSGALMAKVAIANAEKPVELISLDEVNDDWMTVPSSMIGAPTVAIEKLNSQDQMLVAFEAMEQAIGERIEATFPIEVGGFNSLIPILVAAQKGIPVIDCDAMGRAFPESQMVTFYLDGLPSAPNTLADEKGNVVTLHPIDGVWSERFARPITEQMGGSAAMCDYPMYGKELKRSALGATLTKAMQIGKAIREANARGDSAVDAVLEIVEGHRIISGKIVDIDRNTGGGFVTGGVVIEPLKNSESNADPVYVHFQNELLLAHKGTKASDMSQESLLACTPDLISILDHETGQPITTEQLRYGQRIELISYPCDPKWRTVKGIEVAGPDYFGYGVEYVAIENLSKRTNTEAEL; from the coding sequence GTGATTTTCAATGATCAAATGATTGATGACATTGCCCTAGGTGCCACTGTACTTGGCACCGGAGGGGGTGGTGATCCCTACAGTGGTGCGCTGATGGCAAAAGTTGCCATCGCCAATGCGGAAAAGCCTGTCGAGCTTATTTCGCTGGATGAGGTGAACGATGACTGGATGACAGTGCCTTCGTCTATGATCGGCGCACCCACCGTCGCCATTGAGAAACTCAACTCTCAAGATCAAATGTTGGTGGCGTTTGAAGCGATGGAACAAGCGATTGGTGAGCGTATCGAAGCAACCTTCCCTATTGAGGTTGGCGGCTTCAACTCATTGATCCCTATTTTGGTTGCGGCACAAAAAGGGATCCCAGTGATCGACTGTGATGCTATGGGGCGCGCATTCCCAGAGTCGCAAATGGTGACCTTTTATTTAGACGGTCTGCCGTCCGCACCCAACACACTTGCCGATGAAAAGGGTAACGTCGTGACTTTACACCCTATCGACGGTGTTTGGTCTGAGCGATTTGCTCGCCCAATCACTGAGCAAATGGGTGGCTCTGCTGCGATGTGTGATTACCCTATGTATGGCAAGGAGCTCAAACGCAGCGCACTTGGTGCGACCCTGACCAAAGCCATGCAAATCGGTAAAGCCATTCGTGAAGCCAATGCTCGCGGTGACAGTGCGGTCGATGCCGTGTTGGAGATCGTTGAAGGACACCGAATTATTAGCGGTAAGATTGTCGATATCGATCGAAATACTGGCGGAGGTTTCGTGACTGGAGGTGTCGTCATTGAACCGCTTAAAAACTCTGAAAGCAATGCGGATCCCGTCTACGTTCATTTCCAAAATGAACTGTTGCTCGCTCACAAGGGAACTAAGGCGAGTGATATGAGCCAAGAATCGCTATTGGCTTGTACACCCGATTTAATCAGCATCCTAGACCATGAAACTGGGCAGCCAATCACGACCGAGCAGCTTAGATACGGACAGCGAATTGAGCTTATCTCTTACCCTTGCGATCCCAAATGGCGCACTGTCAAGGGTATCGAAGTCGCCGGTCCCGATTACTTTGGCTATGGCGTTGAGTATGTCGCCATCGAAAACCTTTCGAAACGTACAAATACGGAGGCAGAGCTATGA
- a CDS encoding cytosine permease: MANTQTTRKIDDFELEPVPEKAKRSWYVISLIWLAIGIDISGLFLGAFLSTGLTIHDALFATFAGSAILAVLAMLCANIGFQSGVSTPLMSSSVFGRHGGKVLGAINGISLVGWFAFQADFFAYILVDALAQYDIVVSHFAALVGGGVLMMITAIYGVRALGKLSAYSVPLMVTLITVGLFMAAGAQSAGDKVIESPLSMGEAISYVMSIWILAAVAAPDIARYAKTRKDAILGAGFGFLFGNSATIVVALLLTQMTGSDDLVNVFFGIGLGMAAIIVLVFAQWTTNSSNLVSGALGMSVVLPNVPRPILVIMMTILGLAIAQLGMIDMFTAFLTLLGVTIAPSAGVYLAQYYFLDKSALEFERIQSAPNWMLKGLVAWAFGSAVSACTAGEFFNLFSLTSISAIDGILASFVAYIVLVKLSVSNKETVRDFQ; this comes from the coding sequence ATGGCGAACACACAAACAACACGGAAGATTGATGACTTTGAGTTAGAGCCCGTACCCGAGAAGGCAAAACGCTCGTGGTACGTCATCAGTCTGATCTGGCTTGCAATTGGTATTGATATCTCTGGTCTGTTCTTGGGTGCGTTTCTGAGTACCGGCCTCACCATTCACGACGCCCTATTTGCGACGTTCGCAGGCTCTGCCATTCTCGCCGTACTAGCCATGCTTTGCGCTAATATTGGTTTCCAATCTGGCGTCTCAACACCGTTAATGAGTAGCTCTGTATTTGGTCGCCACGGTGGTAAGGTCCTAGGCGCCATCAACGGTATTTCTCTTGTTGGCTGGTTCGCGTTTCAGGCGGACTTTTTCGCCTACATACTTGTCGATGCGCTAGCGCAGTATGACATCGTCGTTTCCCACTTTGCTGCGCTGGTTGGTGGTGGCGTACTCATGATGATCACCGCTATCTATGGTGTCCGAGCGCTCGGTAAGCTTAGCGCCTATTCAGTACCACTCATGGTGACACTGATTACCGTTGGCCTATTTATGGCGGCAGGTGCGCAGAGCGCGGGTGACAAGGTTATTGAGTCACCATTATCTATGGGTGAAGCTATTTCCTATGTCATGTCGATTTGGATCCTCGCTGCTGTCGCGGCTCCTGATATTGCCCGCTACGCAAAAACGCGTAAAGACGCGATTCTCGGTGCCGGTTTTGGCTTCCTATTTGGTAACAGCGCGACGATTGTGGTTGCTTTGCTACTCACGCAAATGACCGGCTCTGACGACCTCGTCAATGTGTTCTTCGGTATTGGTTTAGGTATGGCAGCGATCATCGTGCTGGTGTTTGCTCAGTGGACGACCAACAGCAGTAACCTTGTCTCAGGTGCTCTGGGCATGTCGGTTGTGTTGCCGAATGTACCGCGTCCTATTTTGGTCATCATGATGACCATTCTTGGCCTCGCTATCGCTCAGCTTGGCATGATCGATATGTTTACTGCATTTCTCACACTTCTAGGCGTGACGATTGCACCTTCAGCAGGTGTTTACCTAGCTCAATACTACTTCTTAGATAAGTCTGCGCTTGAGTTTGAACGTATTCAAAGTGCGCCAAACTGGATGCTAAAAGGCTTGGTTGCTTGGGCATTTGGTAGCGCGGTGAGTGCATGCACCGCAGGCGAGTTCTTCAACCTATTCTCATTAACCAGTATTTCAGCGATTGACGGTATTCTTGCGTCCTTCGTTGCCTACATTGTGCTTGTAAAGCTGTCAGTATCAAATAAGGAAACGGTTCGTGATTTTCAATGA
- a CDS encoding MarR family winged helix-turn-helix transcriptional regulator — protein MAYKDDTLATPLLDESTFFLMGVAYRRFRNEVQEQLLSAHDITTEMQKALEILSYHTHLPQQVLADKLMRERSTIKRMVDNMLKRELVSIIPHPTNQKVKLIQLTSKGREVHQSGNTIVTTIQSQWLNTLDDNQEAQLKSALISLIEKN, from the coding sequence ATGGCATACAAAGATGACACGCTCGCGACGCCACTTCTCGACGAATCGACATTCTTCCTTATGGGGGTTGCCTATCGCCGTTTTCGAAATGAGGTACAGGAGCAACTTTTGAGTGCGCACGATATCACTACTGAGATGCAGAAAGCGCTAGAGATACTCAGCTACCATACGCACCTGCCACAACAGGTGTTAGCAGATAAGCTCATGCGAGAGCGCAGTACCATAAAGCGCATGGTCGATAACATGCTCAAACGCGAGCTTGTATCCATCATCCCGCATCCAACCAATCAAAAAGTAAAACTCATCCAACTCACGTCAAAAGGACGCGAAGTACATCAAAGTGGCAATACCATTGTTACTACTATTCAAAGTCAGTGGCTCAACACACTCGACGATAACCAAGAGGCGCAGCTCAAAAGCGCCCTTATTTCTCTTATAGAGAAAAACTAA
- a CDS encoding hydantoinase/oxoprolinase family protein: protein MTTAIYRLGIDVGGTNTDGVLLDESLKVISKVKVATTHDISTGIDNAIDELLHQANLTGESVKHAMLGTTQCTNAIVEKRGLDKVGMLRLALPSGSAVPPLCGWSASWQTLLGEHFYQAHGGYEYDGQKIADVDEQEIRQLCQKMKGKVDSIAICGVFSPVNGDQELLVEQWVREELPEVNISLSHKVGSLGILERENATILNAALQGTAKRFVEGFCHALEKHRIAVTPYFGQNDGTLMSQDFALKYPILTVACGPTNSIRGASHLTKLDDAIVVDVGGTTSDVGALTHGYPRESSVAVELGEVRTNFRMPDILAIAIGGGTKVTLTDGDIQLGPKSVGHELTQKALSFGGGTLTLTDVALTKQVMTWTGKAQQKPIYLELETANQIYTHMVEKVEDAIDRMKTSATKVPVILVGGGSALMPNEFEGVSSVVRPEHFEVANAIGVALGEISGQLDKIVPIEPNQRAEILANLEKEACQLAMEAGACANSVSVIERSEIPLSYLQGNMVHVKIKAAGRIA, encoded by the coding sequence ATGACAACCGCTATTTATCGCCTCGGTATCGATGTCGGTGGAACCAACACAGACGGTGTCCTATTGGATGAGTCGCTCAAGGTTATCTCTAAGGTTAAAGTAGCCACAACACACGATATTTCGACAGGCATCGACAATGCCATTGATGAACTATTGCACCAAGCAAACCTGACAGGTGAGAGTGTCAAACATGCCATGCTTGGCACGACTCAATGTACCAATGCCATTGTTGAGAAGCGAGGTCTCGACAAGGTAGGCATGCTTCGCCTAGCACTGCCGAGCGGCAGCGCAGTTCCACCTCTTTGTGGTTGGAGCGCATCTTGGCAAACGCTCCTTGGCGAGCATTTCTATCAAGCCCACGGCGGCTATGAGTACGACGGTCAAAAAATCGCAGACGTGGATGAGCAAGAGATCCGTCAGCTATGTCAGAAGATGAAGGGCAAGGTTGATTCTATAGCGATTTGTGGTGTGTTTTCTCCCGTGAACGGTGACCAAGAGCTATTGGTTGAACAGTGGGTGAGAGAGGAGCTGCCAGAGGTTAACATTTCCCTTTCGCATAAGGTTGGCAGTCTGGGTATCTTAGAGCGTGAGAACGCCACTATTTTAAATGCGGCTCTACAAGGCACAGCGAAACGCTTTGTCGAAGGATTTTGCCACGCGCTAGAGAAACACCGCATCGCCGTTACGCCCTATTTCGGGCAAAACGACGGAACACTGATGTCGCAAGACTTTGCGCTTAAGTACCCTATTCTTACCGTAGCCTGCGGTCCTACCAACTCCATTCGCGGTGCCAGTCATCTCACTAAGCTTGATGATGCCATTGTGGTCGATGTCGGCGGTACCACATCAGATGTGGGTGCACTGACACATGGCTACCCTCGCGAATCTAGCGTAGCCGTCGAGCTTGGTGAAGTGCGCACTAACTTTCGCATGCCGGACATTTTAGCCATCGCCATTGGCGGTGGTACCAAAGTAACGCTCACCGATGGTGACATTCAGTTAGGTCCTAAAAGTGTCGGTCATGAACTGACTCAGAAGGCGCTCAGTTTTGGCGGAGGTACGCTAACCCTTACCGACGTAGCACTTACCAAGCAAGTGATGACATGGACAGGTAAAGCACAGCAAAAGCCTATTTATTTGGAGCTAGAAACGGCCAATCAAATATACACACATATGGTAGAAAAGGTCGAAGATGCCATCGATAGAATGAAGACTTCTGCTACTAAAGTGCCCGTTATTCTCGTTGGCGGTGGCAGCGCGCTAATGCCTAATGAGTTTGAAGGTGTCAGCTCTGTAGTGCGTCCTGAGCACTTTGAAGTCGCCAATGCGATTGGTGTCGCGCTCGGCGAGATATCGGGTCAGCTAGATAAGATTGTCCCCATCGAACCCAACCAGCGAGCTGAGATATTGGCCAACTTGGAGAAAGAAGCCTGCCAACTCGCCATGGAAGCAGGGGCGTGCGCAAACAGCGTGTCGGTGATCGAGCGCAGTGAGATACCGCTAAGTTACCTGCAAGGCAACATGGTGCACGTCAAAATAAAAGCCGCAGGCAGGATCGCTTAA
- a CDS encoding ABC transporter substrate-binding protein, with the protein MKKLLLATLCGVLSFSSLAQPLKVAGKPDDDKLHLTLIKEIISRSEQYSSIDYIYAKTGEPAGTRLLADLENGTLDVVWTATSQELEQRFDAIPFPIYRGMLGMRIGLVSKERANQLESVKSVGQLQRLSICSGKTWPDTAIMEANGLSIAKSLKYPNIFDMLVAGNRCDAFMRGVMEPWAEVKSHPHLPLQVDSNVMLRYKMPYFLFVRKGNDALKEHLFNIMLDIHNEGLYETMFFADNEIKAALKQANLGERVILDLDNPNITSATKAIPEHFFFDPLAQ; encoded by the coding sequence ATGAAGAAGTTGCTTTTGGCTACTTTGTGTGGGGTGTTGTCTTTCTCATCTTTAGCTCAACCGCTCAAAGTGGCCGGTAAACCAGATGATGACAAACTCCATCTAACCTTGATTAAAGAGATCATTTCTCGCTCCGAGCAGTACTCTTCCATCGATTATATCTACGCAAAAACTGGCGAACCCGCTGGCACACGTCTACTGGCCGATCTTGAAAATGGCACACTTGACGTAGTTTGGACGGCGACCAGTCAAGAGCTTGAGCAGCGCTTCGATGCCATTCCGTTTCCTATCTATCGTGGCATGTTGGGGATGCGTATTGGACTAGTAAGTAAGGAACGAGCGAACCAGCTTGAGTCGGTAAAGTCTGTGGGACAATTGCAACGCTTATCAATTTGTTCAGGCAAAACCTGGCCAGATACTGCCATTATGGAAGCGAACGGTCTATCGATTGCTAAATCGCTCAAATACCCAAACATCTTTGACATGCTGGTGGCAGGTAACCGCTGTGATGCGTTTATGCGTGGTGTTATGGAGCCTTGGGCGGAGGTGAAATCTCACCCTCATCTGCCACTGCAGGTGGATAGCAACGTGATGCTTCGCTACAAGATGCCGTACTTCCTGTTTGTGCGTAAGGGCAATGATGCCCTCAAAGAGCATCTGTTTAATATCATGCTCGATATCCACAATGAGGGGCTTTACGAAACCATGTTCTTTGCGGATAACGAAATCAAAGCCGCATTGAAACAGGCAAATTTGGGTGAGCGTGTCATTCTCGATCTCGACAACCCAAATATCACCAGCGCGACCAAAGCGATCCCAGAGCACTTCTTTTTTGACCCGTTAGCACAGTAA
- a CDS encoding methyl-accepting chemotaxis protein, translating into MNRLTKKIILVVTLVMTLVTAIALSTQYVLTKKNVEADLAQVTAEIEQELQVILQEPVYVYDKALIGSILDAYIKNGTISSIVVRDQNGKEMNQVRQQAAEFESRIAIKWDGLPIGSVSLGFNSQQARSELQSLMLRSLMMFGTLYLVVIVSLGYIMDRLVVTPIKGMAKSMNDIAAVGGDLTSRVTATSNDEVSDLAKAFNRFVETVQEIVIDTARTTESLKQNGSAITSVRTSVSEQTENQLKLTHESLSKIEQFNLATSEIAANTENTLFKSNDALSLGASSEQAIAQNVSNVEDLSVNLETAAERANALKNRSDDIGRVVEVIKAIAEQTNLLALNAAIEAARAGESGRGFAVVADEVRALASKTHDSTSEIESIIESLQQEATESFNATQESKQLVELTKVSSDEAQEALTKMIEAVTSINAMVDSVASACEEQSNVSNTVAQDMRELDTSAADMRTVNDELQVLAEAITLNTTELDSQIRRFKY; encoded by the coding sequence ATGAACAGATTGACGAAAAAAATAATCCTTGTTGTGACGCTAGTTATGACACTTGTGACTGCGATTGCTCTATCAACGCAGTACGTTTTAACCAAGAAGAATGTTGAGGCAGACCTTGCACAGGTCACAGCAGAAATTGAGCAAGAGTTGCAAGTTATCTTGCAAGAGCCGGTTTACGTATACGATAAAGCGCTCATCGGCAGTATCCTTGATGCCTATATCAAAAATGGCACCATCTCGAGTATTGTGGTCCGCGATCAAAATGGTAAAGAGATGAACCAAGTTCGCCAGCAAGCGGCTGAGTTTGAATCGCGTATTGCTATTAAATGGGATGGTTTGCCAATTGGTTCAGTATCTCTGGGCTTTAACAGTCAGCAAGCGAGAAGCGAGCTGCAAAGCTTAATGCTTCGTTCACTTATGATGTTTGGCACCTTGTACCTTGTGGTGATTGTGTCTCTTGGTTACATCATGGACCGCTTGGTCGTTACGCCAATTAAAGGCATGGCGAAAAGTATGAATGACATTGCCGCTGTTGGAGGTGATCTGACGTCTCGCGTTACCGCAACGTCTAATGATGAAGTAAGCGACTTGGCGAAGGCGTTCAATCGCTTTGTGGAGACAGTTCAAGAGATTGTTATCGATACCGCTCGCACAACAGAGAGCCTAAAACAAAACGGTTCTGCTATTACTTCAGTGCGCACTTCAGTGAGTGAGCAAACAGAGAATCAGCTTAAGCTCACTCACGAAAGTTTGAGTAAGATTGAGCAGTTTAACCTGGCGACCAGCGAGATTGCAGCGAATACCGAGAATACACTGTTTAAGTCTAATGATGCACTATCACTAGGCGCATCGAGTGAGCAGGCGATCGCTCAAAACGTATCAAACGTTGAGGATTTATCCGTTAACCTAGAGACGGCAGCAGAACGTGCGAACGCGCTTAAGAATCGAAGTGATGACATCGGTCGAGTGGTAGAGGTTATTAAGGCCATTGCTGAGCAGACAAACCTTCTGGCACTTAATGCGGCAATTGAAGCTGCGCGTGCAGGTGAGAGTGGACGTGGCTTTGCGGTAGTAGCGGACGAAGTACGCGCGCTCGCTAGCAAGACTCACGATTCAACGAGCGAAATTGAGTCTATTATCGAGAGTCTTCAGCAAGAGGCAACCGAGTCTTTCAATGCGACTCAAGAGTCCAAGCAGTTGGTTGAGTTAACCAAGGTGAGCTCTGATGAAGCTCAAGAAGCACTGACTAAGATGATTGAAGCGGTAACCAGCATCAACGCAATGGTGGACTCGGTCGCAAGTGCTTGTGAAGAGCAATCCAATGTAAGTAATACTGTCGCGCAAGACATGCGAGAGCTCGATACTAGCGCCGCTGACATGCGCACTGTTAACGATGAGCTTCAAGTACTTGCCGAAGCGATTACCTTGAATACCACAGAGCTAGATAGCCAGATTCGTCGCTTTAAGTATTAA